In Methanosarcina barkeri MS, a single window of DNA contains:
- a CDS encoding ATP-binding protein translates to MKEDFSMPRNPTIARIFRAIKLSENAGSGFDKMFTGWKVHYGVEPIVSGGIDFYKIEFPLSQEETTKKTTKKTTQMIIE, encoded by the coding sequence ATGAAAGAAGATTTCTCTATGCCCAGAAATCCCACAATAGCAAGAATCTTTCGAGCCATAAAACTCTCTGAGAATGCTGGCTCTGGATTTGATAAAATGTTTACCGGCTGGAAAGTCCATTACGGAGTGGAACCAATAGTTTCTGGAGGCATCGATTTCTACAAGATAGAGTTCCCATTGAGTCAAGAAGAAACTACCAAAAAGACTACCAAAAAGACTACTCAAATGATAATTGAATAA
- a CDS encoding winged helix-turn-helix transcriptional regulator, protein MVSERRNELLAETLHEIHLIEKWGRGISLILYKEPETDFKEVGTQFIVTFKRKQMEAEEKAGEKEVTGKTTKEKTREKTREKTREKIIFLIKENPSITTKELTEKLDITDKGVEWQIKNLKDEKILKRVGPTKGGHWEILEK, encoded by the coding sequence ATGGTTTCCGAGCGAAGAAATGAACTGCTTGCTGAAACTCTACATGAAATCCATTTGATCGAAAAATGGGGCAGAGGCATCAGCCTTATACTTTATAAAGAGCCTGAAACCGATTTTAAAGAGGTAGGGACTCAGTTTATTGTCACATTTAAGAGAAAACAGATGGAAGCAGAAGAAAAAGCCGGGGAAAAGGAAGTAACTGGGAAAACAACTAAGGAGAAAACTAGGGAGAAAACTAGGGAGAAAACTAGGGAGAAAATCATTTTCCTGATTAAAGAAAATCCTTCTATAACTACAAAAGAACTGACCGAAAAATTGGATATTACTGACAAAGGCGTCGAATGGCAAATTAAAAACTTGAAGGATGAGAAAATTCTCAAAAGGGTAGGCCCTACTAAAGGCGGCCACTGGGAAATTCTTGAGAAATGA
- a CDS encoding restriction endonuclease, whose translation MNQELILKNINGFEFEELVADIFRKKGFKNVVVTPRTNDGGKDIIMDEVSPSGEIIKAVVECKHHKTGIGRPVVQKLHSAVSTLEYSGKKKGYIVSSSTFTDTAVDYVEKVNKQSNNLVLELIDGKKLKEIACDLGVNLKNGVIEAISNKSVSYSSESFIKTNTLESNFNNVNNINKDQVSVEGLKTTFHPIYYINYNIDSQCATSVGVIHEESGNEQLIIDGRTGNELKNELENFLLNDINNEKEITNGSCLQDKLDFQKNENELKNQAISEIINSRTKNVTYKGKNNVTYNKKCTPRPKDITIHDCRSLYYPEWTLNIKAKQKNYIVSFLESAGDFITLRNDTKVCQICNHKIEKNRWYCTYCGSIICKKHLKVTRLKKARICTNCSITKSFFGAKKYFESNEELETFNNYYASLPLYKKMWENTYLVFAIVFIIIIGLYFLFLN comes from the coding sequence ATGAATCAAGAACTTATACTTAAGAATATAAATGGTTTTGAATTTGAAGAACTTGTAGCAGATATCTTTAGGAAGAAGGGATTTAAAAACGTAGTAGTCACACCACGTACAAACGACGGTGGAAAAGATATCATAATGGATGAAGTTTCTCCTTCTGGAGAAATTATTAAAGCTGTAGTGGAGTGTAAGCATCATAAAACTGGGATAGGAAGACCTGTAGTTCAAAAATTACATTCTGCTGTATCTACCTTAGAATACTCTGGCAAGAAAAAAGGGTATATTGTATCTTCCAGTACTTTTACTGATACTGCTGTTGATTATGTAGAAAAAGTAAACAAACAATCAAACAATTTGGTATTAGAACTAATTGATGGTAAGAAATTAAAAGAAATTGCATGTGATTTAGGTGTAAATTTAAAAAATGGTGTTATAGAAGCAATCAGTAATAAAAGCGTATCTTATTCTTCAGAATCATTTATTAAAACAAACACTTTAGAGTCTAACTTTAACAATGTTAATAATATAAACAAAGATCAAGTTTCAGTTGAAGGTTTAAAAACCACATTTCATCCAATTTATTACATCAATTATAATATAGATTCTCAATGTGCCACCTCTGTAGGAGTTATACATGAAGAATCAGGAAACGAACAGTTAATAATTGATGGTAGAACCGGCAATGAATTGAAAAACGAACTTGAGAATTTTCTTTTAAATGATATAAACAATGAAAAAGAAATTACAAATGGCAGTTGTTTACAAGATAAATTAGATTTTCAAAAAAATGAAAATGAGTTGAAAAATCAAGCAATTTCAGAAATCATTAATTCACGCACAAAAAACGTTACTTATAAAGGAAAAAATAATGTTACTTACAACAAAAAATGTACTCCAAGACCCAAAGATATTACTATCCATGACTGTAGATCATTGTATTATCCTGAATGGACTTTAAACATCAAAGCTAAACAAAAAAACTATATTGTATCATTTTTAGAATCGGCTGGAGACTTTATTACATTAAGAAACGATACAAAAGTTTGTCAAATCTGCAATCATAAAATTGAGAAAAATAGATGGTATTGCACATATTGTGGGTCTATCATTTGTAAAAAACACCTTAAAGTAACAAGACTTAAAAAAGCAAGGATTTGCACCAATTGCTCGATAACTAAAAGTTTTTTTGGCGCTAAAAAATATTTTGAGTCAAATGAGGAACTCGAAACTTTCAATAATTACTATGCATCGTTGCCTCTGTATAAAAAAATGTGGGAAAATACTTACCTTGTATTTGCTATTGTATTCATAATTATAATTGGACTTTATTTTTTGTTTTTGAATTAA
- a CDS encoding restriction endonuclease subunit S, with product MESQRELGEISVNLDNKRVPLSAKEREKMKGIYPYYGAQGIIDHINDYIFDGTYLLVAEDDENLKSHKEKIATIAKGKFWVNNHAHIISNNEKNDLKFLYYFINTVMYQST from the coding sequence GTGGAAAGTCAAAGAGAGTTAGGAGAAATTTCAGTCAATCTTGACAATAAAAGAGTGCCTTTATCAGCAAAAGAAAGAGAAAAAATGAAGGGAATTTATCCTTATTACGGTGCTCAAGGAATCATAGATCACATAAATGATTATATTTTTGATGGAACTTACTTGCTTGTAGCGGAAGACGATGAAAATCTAAAATCTCACAAGGAAAAAATAGCAACTATTGCAAAAGGAAAATTTTGGGTAAATAACCATGCTCACATAATATCTAATAACGAAAAAAACGATTTGAAATTCTTGTATTATTTCATTAACACAGTTATGTATCAAAGTACCTAA
- a CDS encoding Hsp20/alpha crystallin family protein has protein sequence MKFPMKRTDRDMYSWDPFDEIRRMQNYMEHMFRTFPALESRFGNEAFSPLTDVMEEDDKVVVTTDLPGVDREDVELNLKDNVLVISAGKGNEEEAEKEGYLRKERSFMRYYREIPLPDGVNEEGATAQLKNGVLTVTLPKTKPVTGKKIEIE, from the coding sequence ATGAAATTTCCAATGAAAAGAACAGACCGTGACATGTATAGCTGGGACCCATTTGATGAGATCAGAAGAATGCAGAACTATATGGAACATATGTTCAGGACTTTTCCTGCACTGGAAAGCCGGTTCGGAAACGAAGCCTTCTCTCCACTAACTGATGTAATGGAAGAAGACGATAAGGTAGTTGTGACAACCGACCTTCCCGGGGTTGACAGGGAAGATGTTGAACTCAATCTAAAGGATAATGTTCTGGTAATCAGTGCAGGGAAAGGAAATGAAGAAGAAGCTGAAAAAGAAGGTTACCTCAGAAAAGAACGGTCTTTCATGCGCTATTACCGCGAGATTCCTCTTCCCGACGGCGTAAATGAAGAAGGAGCAACTGCGCAGCTCAAAAACGGCGTCTTAACTGTCACTCTACCGAAAACAAAACCTGTAACTGGAAAGAAAATCGAGATTGAATAA
- a CDS encoding TIGR00296 family protein: MLTDVEGRAAVKLARKSIELFLSEERLPESQELDFEFSPVFGEKRGVFVTLTESGLLRGCIGHPFPDSKLEDAIMDSAISAATRDPRFPPVREDELDKIVVEVTILTQPEKINAPAEELPEHIEIGKHGLIVKQGYCQGLLLPQVAPEYNMDSIEFLSHTCLKAGLLPDAWLKGAEVSCFEGQIFKEKEPCGEVIGE, from the coding sequence ATGCTTACAGACGTTGAGGGTAGGGCTGCAGTCAAACTTGCAAGGAAATCAATCGAATTGTTCCTCTCGGAAGAAAGGCTTCCGGAATCTCAGGAACTGGATTTTGAGTTTTCGCCGGTTTTCGGAGAGAAAAGGGGGGTTTTTGTCACACTTACTGAAAGCGGACTTCTGAGGGGCTGTATAGGACATCCGTTCCCTGATTCGAAACTTGAGGACGCAATTATGGATTCTGCAATTTCTGCGGCAACTCGGGACCCACGTTTTCCTCCGGTGAGAGAAGATGAGCTTGATAAGATAGTTGTTGAGGTAACAATTCTTACCCAGCCTGAAAAGATTAATGCTCCTGCAGAAGAGCTTCCTGAGCACATAGAAATCGGAAAGCATGGACTTATTGTAAAGCAGGGCTACTGTCAGGGACTTTTGCTTCCTCAGGTCGCCCCTGAGTATAATATGGATTCTATCGAGTTTCTGAGCCATACCTGCCTGAAAGCCGGCCTTTTGCCTGACGCTTGGCTCAAAGGAGCCGAAGTCTCCTGTTTTGAAGGGCAGATTTTCAAGGAAAAAGAACCATGTGGCGAGGTCATTGGGGAATAA